GTATTTTTATCAGAAAAATTATAAAAGCGGTTTAGGCGATTATGCTAAAGGAATTCATGTGAAGTTTAGAAATGAAAAGTAATATTTCCAAAATACATGAATTTACCTTGTAATGTTACTACGTATATCAAAACTTAAAACTCACTGTTACCGCTTATACctcttcaatatatatgtgtatattttttcctaCCAAGATTAAGATATGGAGGAgctttatatgtatttgcattatCAAGGAATCTTATACGTGTGAGATATATTCACGGTATTCAATGATACCATACAATCCTATTTTGGTTCCAGAATTAACATTAACTTAAGAAATGTGATTGGAGATCATTTGCGAGGTTTGCGCTAATACCAGGCAGTTTAGGCACTAAGTGCATGAATTCTGATTAAAGAATTATGGTTTGCATGATAAAATAAATTGCATCTACAGCAATGCTATCAAGTCAGTTTACCGCGAAACCCTTCAGCCTTGATAGAACATGCATGCCTAATTACATACTCTTGCAGGAACTTCATTTACGCCAACCCCTTCTTCCACTGATTGTCCTGATTTAATTTAATCTAATTGTCTACCCGGCGTGGATGCGATGTAACCACAGCTCTAATTCCTTCTcatagtgtgtgtgagagtgagtgaggagtgagttaTAACATTTCAGTGCCTCGCCCGCACTTTTCAGCCATTTAAGAATTATAGGTATAAGAACTTAGACAATCAGTGATGCATTGGTAATGTTCATCATATGACTTACTTTTCACAGAAACAACCACAAACTCTACAGAAAAAATAAGCACAGCCACAGAGCAATCAACCACCGCCATGCTTATAACAAGTACCATGCCACAAACTATTACCGTCCCACAAAGAACAACAGTACCACCAACAACTGCAGCGCCCTTAACAACGACAGTGGCACCAGCTATCACAGCGGAGTCAATAACCACAAAGCCGTCAACTGTACCAAGAACTACTGTGTTACCAACATCTACAGATATGCCACCAACAACTACAGTGCCACCAGTAAGAACAATAACTCCGACAATCACAACCACAATTCTCCCAATAACAGGCTTACCCactaccactgcaccaccaacagtgccaccaacaaccactgcaccaccaacaatgccaccaacaaccactgcagcaccaacagtgccaccaacaaccacagaaccgccaacagtgccaccaacaaccactgcaccaccaacagtgccaccaacaaccactgcaccaccaacaatgccaccaacaaccactgcagcaccaacagtgccaccaacaaccacagaaccgccaacagtgccaccaacaaccactgcaccaccaacagtgccaccaacaaccactgcaccgccaacagtgccaccaacaaccactgcaccaccaacaTTGCCGCCTACAACCACAGAAccgccaacagtgccaccaacaaccactgcaccaccaacagtgccaccaacaaccactgcaccaccaacagtgccaccaacaaccactgcaccaccaacagtgccaccaacaaccactgcaccaccaacagtgccaccaacaaccactgcaccaccaacagtGCCGCCTACAACCACAGAAccgccaacagtgccaccaacaaccactgcaccaccaacagtgccaccaacaaccactgcaccaccaacagtgccaccaacaaccactgcaccaccaacagtgccaccaacaaccactgcaccaccaacagtGCCGCCTACAACCACAGAAccgccaacagtgccaccaacaaccactgcaccaccaacagtgccactaacaaccactgcaccaccaacagtgccaccaacaaccactgcaccaccaacagtgccaccaacaaccactgcaccaccaacagtgccaccaacaaccactgcaccaccaacagtgccaccaacaaccactgcaccaccaacaaccactgcaccaccaacagtgccaccaacaaccactgcaccaccaacagtgccaccaacaaccactgcaccaccaacagtgccaccaacaaccacagaaccgccaacagtgccaccaacaaccactgcaccaccaacagtgcaccaacaaccactgcaccaccaacagtgccaccaacaaccacagtaccgccaacagtgccaccaacaaccacagaaccgccaacagtgccaccaacaaccacagtaccgccaacagtgccaccaacaaccactgcaccaccaacagtgccaccaacaaccactgcatcaccaacagtgccaccaacaaccactgcaccgccaacagtgccaccaacaaccactgcaccaccaacagtgccaccaacaaccactgcaccaccaacagtgccaccaacaaccactgcaccaccaacagtgccaccaacaaccactgcaccaccaacagtgccaccaacaaccactgcaccaccaacagtgccaccaacaaccacagaACCGCCAACAGTGCAaccaacaaccactgcaccaccaacagtgccaccaacaaccacagtaccgccaacagtgccaccaacaaccacagtaccgccaacagtgccaccaacaaccacagaaccgccaacagtgccaccaacaaccacagtaccgccaacagtgccaccaacaaccactgcaccaccaacagtgccaccaacaaccactgcatcaccaacagtgccaccaacaaccactgcaccgccaacagtgccaccaacaaccactgcaccaccaacagtgccaccaacaaccactgcaccaccaacagtgccaccaacaaccactgcaccaccaacagtgccaccaacaaccactgcaccaccaacaaccactgcaccaccaacagtgccaccaacaaccactgcaccaccaacagtgccaccaacaaccactgcaccaccaacagtgccaccaacaaccacagaaccgccaacagtgccaccaacaaccactgcaccaccaacagtgccaccaacaaccacagtaccgccaacagtgccaccaacaaccacagtaccgccaacagtgccaccaacaaccacagaaccgccaacagtgccaccaacaaccacagtaccgccaacagtgccaccaacaaccactgcaccaccaacagtgccaccaacaaccactgcatcaccaacagtgccaccaacaaccactgcaccgccaacagtgccaccaaccaCTTCAccgccaacagtgccaccaacaaccactgcaccaccaacagtgccaccaacaaccactgcaccaccaacagtgccaccaacaaccactgcaccaccaacagtgcccccaacaaccactgcaccaccaacagtgccaccaacaaccacagtaccgccaacagtgccaccaacaacaacagaaccgccaacagtgccaccaacaaccacagtaccgccaacagtgccaccaacaatcACTGCACCACCAACAATGCCATCAACAACCACAGAATcgccaacagtgccaccaacaaccacagtaccgccaacagtgccaccaacaaccacagtactgccaacagtgccaccaacaatcACTGCACCACCAACAATACCACCAACAACCACAAAAccgccaacagtgccaccaacaaccacagtaccgccaacagtgccaccaacaaccacagtACCGCCAACAGTGCCACCTACATCAGAGCGGCCAACAACTAGAATGCCACCAATAACCACAGCATCACCAACGGTACCACAAACATCAAGGTTGCCAATCACCACGGTGCCACTAACAACCACAGTAccgccaacagtgccaccaacaacggGTCTGCCAACCACCATAGTACCGCCAACTGTGTCACCAACAACCACAGTGGCACCCACAACAACTTCACCTCCAACAGCGGTTTCTACAGAGTTCCCTGCTACCGCCATAACATTCACTGTTACACCCCTGTTGACGATGCCAGGTCAGCTTGTATGAGAACAACAGTTATTGGGTCGGATGTCATTTTATAAAGAGCAAGTTTTGTGTAGATGGATGcttcttttcttgttgtttttgtgtgtatatatgtgttgtgtgtatgtgcatgtgcatgactgtatgtgttattatatttAGTCATAAATGCATCCATGCATGTACATGTTCATCTGTTTTTGAATACGTGGATACTGATATATTTGATGTATGCTTTTCTACACTCCCACAcacaacgcaaacacacatacacatataattacagatacatacatacacacatacatacatagaaacagtggtaacaatatgtatatatgtataagtatgtatatgtatacatatatatagagatgtatatgtatacatatacatatacatatacatatatatagagagacatatacacttaaatgcatatatatgtatatagatgtatatatatatatatatatatatatatatatatatgtgtgtgtgtgtgtgtgtgtgtgtgtgtgtgtgtgtgtgtgtgtgtgtgtgtgtttctgtacacacacacacgtatatacatgtgtgtatatatacatatgtatgtatgtatgtatgtatatatatatatatatatatatatatatatatatatatgtgtgtgtgtgtgtgtgtgtgtgtatgtgtgtgtgcgagcgtgttcatatatatacatacaggcacaaatacaggcacagacatgcatatatacacacacacatatatatatacatatgcacatccatgcacacacagacacctatatacatatatatatatatatatatatatatatatacacacattcatacacaagcacaaatgcatgtgtatatatttaatgtcattatcttggggctaacgccgacgggggcgcaaagccgcatccacccttcgcttccagccacgggggtccctcaGGCAGGCTCTtggcccaagccatgacctcctaggtcggcCATTGAGGCAGATATTTCCTTTGAAACAGGAACGGTTCCTGAATCCACTCGTCCTCCAGGAACACCTACGATGCCCCCATCGACACCAACAGCACCTGCAGCAACAACTGTTTTGACAGAACTGGAACAAAGGAAGAAACAACTGGAAGAGGAGCTGGAACAGCTTCAAACTGCAATTGCTGCCAACAATGCTACCGCCAGCGCTCTTGCAGAAACGGAAGCAGCGTTGCAGCGAGTCATTGATGCCATAAGTAATAGTGGAAGCCACAAGAGGAGAAGACGATCCCCTACTTGCGCTGTCAACCAAGGTGACGACACTGTGACAGTCGATCCATATTGTGAGGTAAATGAGGACAATGCCTTAACTGGGGACCCGACAGATCTGCTTCTTACAATGATCAACGACCTCTCCACCAAGCTATCCAACCTCACAACCGACCAAATCACCTGTTTCAATGAACTCATTGGTCATTTTGCTACACTCATAGAGAATGGAACGTTCGTCATCGATTCTAGTGTAGTCGGCAATATTACAGCCGCTGCAGAGGCAGCAAGCAGCGCCGTGGGAGAACAGGTTGAGTCTTTAGAGGCTCTCATTTCGAATCTCCAGGCGCAGGTAGAGGAAAAGAATTCCGAACTCAACGAACTGCAAAGTGAACTTACGTCTACAGCAGAACTTCCACTTCTTTTATCGTGGTTTCTCCCATTTGAACAAATATCACAGTAGTAGAAAATATGACTATTAACTTTGAGATTTTTTCCTGGTTACCTTgaatacaaagatgaaaggaagattTAGGGCAATTTGTAATGCCATACGGTTTGATAATCTGGTATTAAAATCACAGCCATTAGCCCTTACCTGTTACTACATTTATTCTATTGACTTGGTCAACAAGCTAATGTAAACGCTGATGTGCGTAAATAAGGTGTGTTATTACTCTTTTTCTTATTGCTCTTAACATTGACATATAAATTACATCCGTGCTTATTTCCACAGCTTCGACAGAGACCCTTACGATCTCTGGGACTTCAACTATCGTAACTGTTTTTGAAAAagttacacatgcacacacagtcatacatatgtatatatgtatatatactgatttacatacacatatacaataacatatatatatacatatatatacacacaaatagaaatctgtaaaaataagaagaaaaacaacaacattagtacATACCTCTCTGCGtaatcttctattcctcctcattGTAAAAGCAAACTCTTTATTTACGTCCTCTTGGTAGGTACAACACAGTGATTTAAACGGTAACGGAAGCAATACTGGCCACAACTACAGAGCTGGCTACAAACTCCACTGAAAAATTGATAGAAAAAGTTACCTTA
Above is a window of Penaeus chinensis breed Huanghai No. 1 chromosome 19, ASM1920278v2, whole genome shotgun sequence DNA encoding:
- the LOC125034916 gene encoding mucin-17-like, which translates into the protein MSAKDGYEYSLKVTTQLVVFMTSQEMALSPVYYLLPINKCPNSHLAHVAQHLLLVRMTYVAPTATMGRYVLLGAVMGLCLLAIAESGSHPVLSLDLGSLTSRNNHKLYRKNKHSHRAINHRHAYNKYHATNYYRPTKNNSTTNNCSALNNDSGTSYHSGVNNHKAVNCTKNYCVTNIYRYATNNYSATSKNNNSDNHNHNSPNNRLTHYHCTTNMPPTITAPPTMPSTTTESPTNATNNHSITNGTTNIKVANHHGATNNHSTANSATNNGSANHHSTANCVTNNHSGTHNNFTSNSGFYRVPCYRHNIHCYTPVDDARSAIEADISFETGTVPESTRPPGTPTMPPSTPTAPAATTVLTELEQRKKQLEEELEQLQTAIAANNATASALAETEAALQRVIDAISNSGSHKRRRRSPTCAVNQGDDTVTVDPYCEVNEDNALTGDPTDLLLTMINDLSTKLSNLTTDQITCFNELIGHFATLIENGTFVIDSSVVGNITAAAEAASSAVGEQVESLEALISNLQAQVEEKNSELNELQSELTSTAELPLLLSFDRDPYDLWDFNYQLATNSTEKLIEKVTLPETSTVEAETVFETVTLPETSTIEGETVFETVTLPETSTIEGETVFETEKLSLNTETVFETVTLPETSTIEAETVFETVTLPETSTIEGETAFETVTLPETTTIEGETAFETVTLPETSTIEAETVFETVTLPETSTVEAETVFETVTLHETSTVEAETAFETVTLPETSTIEGETVFETVTLPETSTIEGETAFETMTLPETSTIEAETVFETVTLPETSTDEGETVFETMTRPETSTIEGETAFETVTLPETSTIEGETVFETVTLPETSTIEAETVFETVTLPETSTIEGETALKQ